From the genome of Maridesulfovibrio ferrireducens, one region includes:
- the divK gene encoding DVU0259 family response regulator domain-containing protein — MPKKIMVVDDDPDIVDYLINVFEDHGYLTCRASDGLTAFDVAMAEKPDLITLDLEMPHEWGPRFYRRLTQEEQFSDIPVIVISGLSGIHLAIKRAVATIKKPFDPTDVIEIVRKALGDADD; from the coding sequence ATGCCCAAAAAAATAATGGTTGTTGATGACGATCCGGACATCGTCGACTACCTGATTAACGTATTTGAAGACCACGGCTACCTTACCTGCCGTGCATCTGATGGTCTCACAGCTTTCGATGTAGCCATGGCCGAAAAGCCTGATTTAATAACACTTGATCTTGAAATGCCGCATGAATGGGGTCCGCGCTTCTATCGCAGGCTGACTCAGGAAGAACAATTTTCAGATATACCCGTTATTGTTATCAGCGGATTATCCGGCATTCATCTTGCCATCAAACGTGCAGTAGCGACGATTAAAAAGCCTTTTGACCCTACTGATGTTATTGAAATCGTCAGAAAAGCCCTTGGCGACGCTGATGATTAG
- the hmcF gene encoding sulfate respiration complex iron-sulfur protein HmcF, which yields MPEGILCNKTPIKTDEQLKLTLSDSRGTKYYAEMLELEVDSDALWALVQKTLKSRTKTWLEICAHCGLCAESCFLYQVNGRTPKQVPSYKIQSTLGQIVKKKGKVTNEFMRHCMDVAWSQCTCCNRCGMYCPHGIDMGVMFSYLRGLLYSQGFVPWELKIGSGMHRVYRAQMDVTTEDWVETCEWMAEETEEEWPGLEIPVDKQDADIMYTCNAREPKHYPEDVAEAAILFHVAGENWTVPSEGWEQTSLSMFAGDWECCKDNVQNVYDAIERLNPKRAIGTECGHAHRATVIEGPYWTGRPDGLPPRPYIHYVEWLAEALRTGKLKIDPAKRIKEPVTLQDSCNYVRNQGLKDITREIISYIVEPGFFVEMSPNKEHNYCCGGGGGFNGIGMYREQRNVALRKKMDQILDTGCKLVIAPCHNCWDAIRDLEEEYEIGIRWSFLKPLVIGMLDVPEHMLPKDEE from the coding sequence ATGCCTGAAGGAATATTATGTAATAAGACCCCGATTAAAACAGATGAGCAGCTTAAGCTGACTCTTTCTGATAGTCGCGGAACTAAATACTACGCAGAAATGTTAGAGCTGGAAGTTGATTCCGATGCTCTATGGGCGCTAGTACAGAAAACCTTGAAATCCAGGACCAAAACCTGGTTGGAAATCTGTGCTCATTGCGGACTCTGCGCAGAAAGTTGTTTTCTATATCAAGTTAATGGCCGGACACCTAAGCAGGTTCCGTCCTATAAGATCCAGTCCACACTAGGACAGATCGTTAAAAAGAAAGGTAAAGTTACTAACGAATTCATGCGTCACTGCATGGATGTAGCATGGTCACAGTGCACATGTTGTAACCGTTGCGGAATGTACTGCCCTCACGGTATCGACATGGGCGTTATGTTCTCATACCTCAGAGGCCTTCTTTATTCTCAGGGATTCGTTCCATGGGAACTTAAAATCGGTTCCGGTATGCACCGCGTTTATCGCGCGCAGATGGACGTAACCACTGAAGACTGGGTTGAAACCTGTGAGTGGATGGCGGAAGAAACTGAAGAAGAATGGCCGGGTCTTGAAATTCCCGTGGACAAGCAGGATGCAGACATCATGTATACCTGTAATGCCCGTGAACCTAAGCATTACCCTGAAGACGTAGCTGAAGCAGCTATTCTCTTCCATGTTGCCGGTGAAAACTGGACAGTGCCTTCTGAAGGCTGGGAACAAACTTCCCTTTCCATGTTTGCCGGAGACTGGGAATGCTGCAAAGACAACGTACAGAACGTATATGATGCTATTGAACGTTTAAATCCTAAACGCGCAATCGGTACCGAATGCGGACATGCCCATCGTGCAACAGTCATCGAAGGACCATACTGGACAGGACGTCCAGACGGATTACCTCCGCGTCCTTACATTCACTACGTTGAATGGCTGGCTGAAGCTCTTCGTACGGGCAAGCTCAAAATTGATCCTGCAAAGAGAATCAAAGAGCCTGTCACCTTGCAGGACTCCTGCAACTATGTGCGTAATCAGGGCCTCAAAGACATTACTAGAGAAATTATCAGTTACATTGTTGAGCCAGGCTTCTTTGTTGAGATGTCTCCTAACAAAGAACACAACTACTGCTGCGGCGGTGGTGGCGGTTTCAACGGAATAGGCATGTACCGTGAGCAGCGTAACGTTGCTCTGCGTAAAAAAATGGACCAGATCCTCGATACCGGCTGTAAGCTGGTTATTGCTCCCTGCCATAACTGCTGGGATGCTATTCGGGACCTTGAGGAAGAGTATGAAATCGGCATCCGCTGGTCATTCCTCAAACCACTGGTCATCGGTATGCTGGATGTGCCCGAGCATATGTTGCCAAAGGACGAAGAGTAA
- the hmcD gene encoding sulfate respiration complex protein HmcD codes for MEIHNLQEYYTFTKGIVYLIMGGALIGVTLFWQYLMGGNNNDD; via the coding sequence ATGGAAATACACAACCTGCAAGAGTACTACACTTTCACCAAGGGTATCGTATACTTGATCATGGGTGGAGCTCTCATCGGGGTTACTCTGTTCTGGCAGTACCTGATGGGTGGAAACAACAACGACGATTAA
- a CDS encoding response regulator: MGNKKLMLVDDEEGIRRFLGLTLVDLGYVVQTAENGQAALELLKTFRPAIILTDIKMPQMDGIELLKTVKRQFPEIEIIMLTGHGDLDLAIESLKFDAADFITKPINDEVLEISLERVLEKIQMKSKLREYTENLERLVDEKTQRIVELERQTAACQVVEGLSSALSSASNEVETGSGLFNELPCLVSIHNRYLEIVSANKLLKDRLGEVVGKNSFDIYSDRTSAGNACPVQKTFTTGKGQRSKETFLGKDGEEIPVTVYTAPIANKEGEIELVLDISVDMTELQRLKDELLTTQHKFERLFDEAPCYISVQNPDFTIAEVNRRFKEDFDDASGTHCFKTYKHSLEPCNECPVQLTFQDGNSHQMETVVTTRNGEHKNVLVWSAPIRDAYGKIIQVMEMSTDITEIRRLQDHLTSLGFMLGSMSHGVKGMLTALDGGIYRLESGLRKKDQVRVDAATKVLKNTVGRVKKMVLDILYYAKSRELEVEAIDASTFLNETAELVVPKAKTAGLELTLDIPENLGTIQIDSSAMSATLVNFLENAVDACDNPIEGRNYSIGFSASLKDSNLIIVISDTGMGMDQETRNQIFTLFFSSKGKKGTGIGLFISNQTIEQHGGKIAVESELGKGTVFTITLPCIV, translated from the coding sequence ATGGGCAACAAAAAATTAATGCTTGTAGATGACGAGGAAGGCATAAGACGCTTTCTCGGACTCACACTTGTCGATCTTGGATATGTTGTCCAGACTGCCGAAAACGGTCAAGCTGCGTTGGAACTGCTTAAAACATTCCGGCCAGCCATCATTCTTACAGATATTAAAATGCCTCAAATGGACGGCATTGAACTTCTTAAGACTGTAAAGCGGCAGTTCCCTGAAATTGAAATAATCATGCTCACCGGGCATGGTGATTTAGATCTTGCTATTGAATCTCTTAAGTTCGACGCCGCGGATTTCATAACCAAACCCATAAACGACGAAGTTCTTGAAATTTCATTGGAGCGTGTTCTGGAAAAAATCCAGATGAAAAGCAAGCTCCGTGAATACACAGAAAATCTTGAACGGCTGGTTGATGAAAAAACTCAAAGAATTGTTGAATTAGAGCGTCAGACTGCGGCCTGTCAGGTAGTTGAAGGACTTAGCTCAGCACTCTCAAGCGCCTCAAATGAAGTGGAAACAGGTTCAGGCCTTTTTAATGAACTGCCCTGCCTTGTATCCATCCATAACAGATACCTCGAAATAGTATCCGCAAACAAACTTCTCAAAGATCGCCTCGGTGAAGTTGTCGGTAAAAACAGCTTCGACATTTATTCCGACCGCACCTCTGCCGGTAATGCCTGCCCTGTTCAAAAGACTTTCACTACAGGTAAGGGCCAGCGCAGCAAAGAAACTTTCCTGGGTAAAGACGGAGAAGAAATTCCCGTCACAGTTTACACCGCTCCTATTGCTAATAAAGAGGGTGAAATAGAACTTGTTCTCGATATTTCAGTGGATATGACCGAACTGCAACGCCTTAAAGATGAATTACTGACAACTCAACATAAATTTGAGCGGTTGTTTGATGAAGCCCCCTGCTATATTTCGGTGCAGAATCCTGACTTCACCATCGCCGAAGTTAATCGCCGCTTCAAAGAAGATTTCGATGATGCATCCGGTACACACTGCTTTAAGACCTACAAGCACAGTCTGGAGCCGTGCAATGAATGTCCGGTACAGCTCACTTTTCAAGATGGAAATTCCCATCAAATGGAAACTGTTGTGACAACCCGCAACGGTGAACATAAAAATGTACTGGTATGGTCTGCCCCTATACGTGATGCGTATGGAAAAATTATACAGGTAATGGAAATGTCCACCGACATTACAGAAATCCGCCGCCTGCAGGATCATCTGACGTCACTCGGTTTCATGCTCGGTTCCATGTCACATGGAGTTAAGGGGATGCTCACAGCTCTGGACGGCGGTATCTATCGTCTTGAATCCGGCCTGCGCAAAAAAGATCAGGTTCGCGTTGATGCTGCTACCAAGGTGCTCAAAAACACCGTCGGCCGGGTCAAAAAGATGGTGCTGGATATCCTTTACTATGCAAAATCACGTGAACTTGAAGTTGAAGCAATCGATGCCTCCACCTTCCTGAACGAAACAGCGGAACTTGTTGTACCGAAGGCTAAAACCGCAGGGCTTGAGCTGACACTTGATATCCCCGAAAACCTTGGGACTATCCAAATAGATTCAAGTGCCATGTCTGCAACACTGGTAAATTTTCTGGAAAACGCAGTTGATGCCTGCGATAATCCTATTGAAGGCCGTAATTACTCCATAGGCTTTTCCGCCTCGCTAAAAGACAGCAATCTTATCATCGTAATATCCGATACCGGCATGGGCATGGATCAGGAAACCAGAAATCAAATTTTCACTCTATTCTTTTCCTCAAAAGGGAAAAAAGGAACCGGCATCGGACTTTTCATCTCCAATCAGACAATTGAACAACATGGCGGAAAAATCGCTGTTGAATCTGAACTGGGCAAAGGAACCGTTTTTACAATAACTCTGCCTTGCATTGTTTGA
- the hmcE gene encoding sulfate respiration complex protein HmcE — MYDFLTGPMLWLTFAVSFGGLLVRVVLYIKGLSQQLDRVAYRAHMSYGLKGAFNSIISFLNPIGARVWRIRPGFTLMFFAFHIGVVITPIFLIAHNVMLQENLGFSLPALPSGVADFLTWMAVVAGLLLTLRRVAFPEVRILTTGYDYLMMVITLAPFVTGLIARYAIGDYQFWLTAHIITGEIWLLSLPFTKLSHVVLFFMSRAQIGMDYGIKRGGMKGSSLSW; from the coding sequence ATGTACGATTTTCTAACAGGGCCTATGCTCTGGCTGACGTTCGCCGTCAGCTTCGGTGGCCTGTTGGTGCGCGTCGTGCTCTATATAAAGGGCCTCAGCCAGCAGCTTGACCGAGTAGCTTACCGCGCCCATATGTCCTATGGACTGAAAGGTGCGTTCAACTCAATCATCAGCTTCCTGAACCCTATAGGCGCTCGCGTCTGGAGAATTCGTCCCGGATTCACTTTAATGTTTTTTGCATTCCATATCGGGGTCGTGATCACTCCTATTTTCCTGATCGCCCACAATGTGATGCTACAGGAAAATCTTGGGTTCAGCCTGCCCGCTCTTCCAAGCGGTGTAGCTGATTTTCTGACTTGGATGGCAGTTGTAGCCGGTCTTTTATTGACCTTGCGCCGCGTTGCTTTCCCTGAAGTAAGAATTCTTACCACTGGCTATGATTATTTGATGATGGTGATAACTTTAGCACCTTTTGTCACTGGCCTTATCGCCAGATACGCAATCGGTGACTACCAGTTCTGGCTTACCGCCCACATCATCACTGGTGAAATCTGGTTGTTGAGCCTGCCCTTCACGAAGCTCAGCCACGTTGTTCTGTTTTTCATGTCCCGCGCTCAGATCGGAATGGATTACGGTATCAAACGCGGCGGCATGAAGGGTTCCTCCTTATCCTGGTAA
- a CDS encoding Rrf2 family transcriptional regulator, which yields MKLTTRSRYGARLLLDIALHSKNGPVPSKDSARREGISLKYLEKILKMLKEGGYIKGKRGPNGGNVLLREPEDISIGAIAQILDGQEKILDCVGDETVCPRSAVCLRRSIWDDANQAMYKMLDSYSLADLMKDAYLCPAERMK from the coding sequence ATGAAACTAACTACTCGAAGCCGATACGGAGCACGCTTGCTGCTCGATATAGCTCTGCACTCCAAGAATGGACCGGTCCCGAGCAAAGACTCGGCCAGAAGAGAAGGTATTTCTCTTAAATATCTTGAAAAAATATTAAAGATGCTCAAAGAAGGCGGGTATATTAAAGGTAAACGCGGGCCAAACGGCGGCAACGTCCTTCTCCGTGAACCGGAAGATATATCCATCGGTGCCATAGCCCAGATTTTAGACGGTCAGGAAAAAATTCTCGACTGCGTCGGAGATGAAACAGTCTGCCCGCGTTCTGCAGTATGTCTACGTCGTTCTATCTGGGATGATGCAAATCAAGCCATGTATAAAATGCTCGACTCATACTCTTTGGCCGACCTTATGAAAGACGCTTATCTCTGCCCTGCTGAAAGAATGAAATAA
- the divK gene encoding DVU0259 family response regulator domain-containing protein, with the protein MSKKILIVDDDQEIRSYLSELFGDNGYETVTAEDGKVAIEVAEKETPDLITLDLEMPNEWGPRFYRKLTLNDDLKRIPVIVISGLNANQYAIPKAVATLTKPFDADQLIAIIKETIG; encoded by the coding sequence ATGTCTAAGAAAATTTTAATCGTTGATGACGATCAGGAAATTCGTTCCTACTTGAGCGAACTATTCGGTGATAACGGTTATGAAACTGTGACAGCCGAAGATGGAAAAGTAGCTATCGAAGTTGCTGAAAAAGAAACCCCGGATTTGATCACACTCGATCTGGAAATGCCTAACGAATGGGGCCCTCGCTTCTACCGTAAGCTGACCCTGAACGATGATCTCAAAAGAATTCCAGTCATTGTAATCAGCGGTCTCAATGCTAATCAGTATGCAATTCCTAAAGCAGTTGCTACTCTGACCAAGCCTTTCGATGCTGATCAATTAATCGCGATTATTAAAGAGACAATCGGCTAA
- a CDS encoding PAS domain S-box protein — protein sequence MFKRLRESLIMKMILSGGITLLLSVMLWTSFNVLFFKKNITDNVMSDIAMLSDTILLSLNYAMMLDSEEDIKEVIQNISKQREIKSIRIYNKKGQIVFSNKPAEINTVVDLKTVPCWTCHQYAPIPATMSLTERSRMQTVNGEKSISIMTPIANSEGCAPGPCHIHSKDERLLGLLDMEVSMEKKNSMIATFEQSNIAIALIVFMATFAALIVYAYNFIFKPISKLITATKGIGSDKEFVGVDLEQSDEIGALSKAFNMMGRQVMEKHRELIKQKEEYRNLFHNVPCLVSVVDLNFRVIRQNKAYEEHFGKPDGRHCYQINKDRDKKCVECPVERTFLDLSPHMSEESGLSKNGNPIHWIVYTSPIMDHSGKIVAAMEMMIDITPRKELEERLAASEQRYHAIFDSIPGAVFVLDGDTLEILNCNDPVASMYGYSSEEILGTNFTELFREEERPDYDHLLKIKKEIGPCTQITKSNKHIYVIMRISPAHFHNNKTLIVTCSDVTKKLEAEHQLIQASKMTTLGEMASGVAHELNQPLAILKTISNLLMRKVSRNQTIEPEILHEMAEGVDTHVDRASKIIDHMREFGRKADLKTMPVQVNEVLTRGFEFFSQQLRERNIDVVWELDKDLPFIMADSNRLEQVVINLLINARDAIEEHWAKSCPLSDDKKIFIATYFTNTKVIIEICDTGPGIPETIQDRLFEPFFTTKDVGKGTGLGLSISYGIVQDYKGTIQAASRDGKGACFTIAFPREDVDGKGISE from the coding sequence GTGTTCAAAAGATTGCGCGAAAGTTTAATCATGAAAATGATCCTGTCAGGCGGCATAACTCTCCTGCTGAGTGTTATGCTCTGGACAAGCTTCAACGTACTCTTTTTCAAAAAGAACATTACTGACAACGTCATGTCCGACATCGCAATGCTGTCCGACACCATTCTGCTAAGCCTTAATTACGCTATGATGCTCGACTCCGAAGAAGACATCAAAGAAGTTATCCAGAACATCAGTAAACAGCGCGAAATCAAAAGTATCCGCATATATAATAAAAAAGGACAAATAGTCTTTTCCAACAAACCTGCTGAAATCAACACTGTCGTAGACCTTAAAACAGTTCCTTGCTGGACCTGTCATCAATACGCCCCGATACCAGCCACCATGAGCTTAACCGAGCGCAGCCGCATGCAAACGGTTAACGGCGAAAAATCCATAAGTATCATGACCCCTATTGCCAACTCGGAAGGTTGCGCGCCCGGACCTTGTCACATTCACTCAAAAGACGAACGCCTTCTGGGACTTTTAGATATGGAAGTTTCCATGGAAAAGAAAAACTCCATGATTGCAACCTTTGAACAATCAAATATCGCCATTGCTTTGATCGTTTTTATGGCGACATTCGCCGCGCTTATTGTCTATGCTTATAATTTTATTTTCAAACCGATTAGCAAACTGATTACAGCGACTAAAGGTATCGGTTCCGACAAAGAATTCGTCGGAGTGGACCTTGAACAATCAGATGAAATCGGCGCCCTCTCCAAAGCTTTCAATATGATGGGCCGACAGGTTATGGAAAAACATAGAGAACTGATTAAACAGAAAGAAGAATACCGTAACCTATTCCATAACGTGCCCTGTCTTGTCAGTGTTGTAGATCTTAACTTTCGGGTTATTCGCCAGAATAAGGCTTATGAGGAACATTTCGGTAAGCCTGACGGCAGACATTGCTACCAAATCAACAAGGATCGCGATAAAAAATGTGTAGAGTGTCCGGTTGAAAGAACTTTCTTAGATCTATCACCCCACATGAGTGAAGAATCCGGGCTTTCAAAGAACGGAAACCCTATTCACTGGATTGTGTATACATCTCCTATCATGGACCATTCCGGTAAAATTGTTGCCGCAATGGAAATGATGATAGACATTACTCCGCGAAAAGAACTCGAAGAACGTCTGGCGGCCTCTGAACAGCGCTATCACGCAATTTTCGACTCAATCCCCGGCGCTGTCTTCGTGCTTGACGGTGACACTCTGGAAATTCTTAACTGCAACGACCCGGTTGCCAGCATGTACGGTTATTCTTCTGAAGAAATATTGGGCACAAATTTTACAGAATTATTCAGAGAAGAAGAACGCCCGGATTATGACCATCTGCTGAAAATAAAAAAAGAGATCGGGCCATGCACTCAAATAACCAAATCCAACAAACACATTTACGTAATCATGCGCATATCTCCCGCTCATTTTCACAATAACAAAACTCTGATTGTGACTTGTAGTGATGTGACTAAAAAGCTTGAAGCAGAGCATCAGCTCATTCAAGCCAGCAAAATGACAACACTTGGAGAAATGGCCTCCGGTGTCGCGCACGAGCTTAATCAGCCGTTGGCAATTTTAAAGACAATCAGCAATCTGCTCATGCGTAAAGTTTCCCGCAATCAAACTATTGAACCTGAAATTCTTCATGAGATGGCAGAAGGGGTTGATACGCATGTGGACCGCGCAAGCAAGATTATTGACCATATGCGTGAATTCGGACGCAAAGCCGACCTGAAAACCATGCCGGTGCAAGTTAATGAAGTATTAACGCGCGGCTTTGAATTTTTCAGTCAGCAACTGCGGGAACGTAATATAGACGTAGTCTGGGAACTCGATAAAGACCTCCCTTTCATCATGGCGGATTCCAACCGTCTGGAACAGGTCGTTATCAACCTGCTGATCAATGCCAGAGACGCTATTGAAGAACATTGGGCAAAAAGCTGTCCGCTTTCAGATGACAAGAAAATTTTCATAGCTACATACTTTACAAATACCAAAGTAATTATAGAAATTTGCGACACAGGTCCGGGTATCCCCGAAACAATTCAGGACAGACTGTTCGAGCCGTTCTTCACCACCAAAGACGTCGGCAAAGGAACAGGGCTTGGACTATCCATATCATACGGCATTGTGCAGGATTACAAAGGAACAATTCAGGCAGCATCCCGCGACGGCAAAGGAGCCTGTTTCACCATTGCTTTCCCGCGTGAAGATGTTGATGGAAAGGGGATTTCTGAGTAG
- a CDS encoding universal stress protein, with protein sequence MFKKILLATTGSPASFGAARVAFDMAKRYGSEVTIFHVLGVPTKAFSQVVNDVRTGEEVEVDAEYISWVEEELKTTYAKQFAGAENAKIVITTGAPHREILREARNQDSDLIVMGASSGDNVKYHRGYPGSTLQKVAKAARCPVLTVHRESASYWGGFSSILFGTDFSKQAASAFKFALNTARELDCVLTIFHALDISGKVLDQTQIEENLIVARKRIRETYVPLMGDFKNFDIEVWEGAPYVEIVKLAREKQVDLIVMAHHTRELDAEKAKIGSTVEQVIVRANCPVVSVSKPDKV encoded by the coding sequence ATGTTTAAGAAAATTCTTTTGGCCACTACCGGATCTCCGGCAAGCTTCGGAGCTGCCCGCGTAGCATTCGACATGGCCAAACGCTACGGCTCGGAAGTAACGATCTTCCATGTTCTGGGAGTGCCTACCAAGGCTTTCTCTCAGGTTGTAAATGATGTTCGCACAGGCGAAGAAGTTGAAGTGGACGCGGAGTATATCTCCTGGGTTGAAGAAGAACTCAAGACCACTTACGCTAAACAGTTCGCAGGTGCTGAGAATGCCAAAATCGTGATTACGACAGGTGCTCCGCACCGCGAAATTCTTCGCGAAGCGCGTAATCAGGATTCTGACCTTATCGTTATGGGCGCAAGCTCAGGCGATAACGTCAAATACCACAGGGGATATCCCGGCAGCACATTACAGAAAGTAGCCAAGGCAGCCCGCTGCCCTGTCCTTACTGTGCACCGTGAGTCCGCTTCCTACTGGGGCGGTTTCTCAAGCATCCTGTTCGGAACGGACTTCTCAAAGCAGGCTGCAAGCGCATTTAAATTTGCTCTTAATACAGCCCGCGAACTTGACTGTGTACTGACCATTTTCCACGCGCTGGATATCAGCGGTAAGGTTCTTGACCAGACTCAGATCGAAGAAAATCTTATTGTTGCCCGCAAACGTATCCGTGAAACATACGTTCCGCTCATGGGTGATTTTAAGAACTTCGATATCGAGGTATGGGAAGGTGCTCCTTACGTGGAAATAGTTAAGCTTGCCCGTGAAAAGCAGGTGGACCTGATTGTTATGGCCCATCACACTCGTGAGCTTGATGCAGAAAAAGCAAAGATCGGTTCCACAGTGGAACAGGTCATTGTCCGGGCTAACTGTCCGGTTGTCAGCGTCAGCAAGCCGGATAAAGTCTAA